The region CCCACCACGTAAATATTAGGGGGTTAAGGTTTGTTATATACTTTATTCCCCCACCACTCCATGAGTTCTTTTCTTTGATCTAAATATGTTGAGCGGTTATAAGCTCTGCGAACTTCATTTTTATCACTATGGGCTAATGCTGCTTCAATAACATCAGGGTTGAAACCCGCCTCATTTAATGCGGTACTTGCAATCGACCGTAAGCCATGAGCAACAAGTTTTCCGCCGTAACCAATGCGCTTTAAGGCCGCATTTGCAGTTTGGCTATTCATTGGTTGCTTAGGATCGTTTCTGCTTGGAAAAACGTACTGTCGGTTAGCACTTATAGGACGCATAACCTCAAGAATCTCCAGAGCTTGTTTCGACAATGGAACGACATGTTCTCGCTTGGCCTTCATGCGATCAGCTGGAATAACCCAAAGTTTCATATCGAAGTCGATTTCCGCCCATTGTGTGCCGGAGGCTTCTGCTGGTCTTACTAAGGTAAGAAGCTGCCACTCGATTAAACAGCGAGTGGCGACTGAGAGATTGGACATCACTAATGAGCGCATCAGCTTGGGCAGTTCTTCCGGGCGTAATGTTGGCATGTTTTGTTTTTTTGGCTTTTCGAAAGCCATCCCGACACCAGAAGCTGGGTTTGCATCAATCAAACCGGTGTTAACCGCATAAATCATGATCTCGTTGATGCGCTGCACTAAGCGGCGAACTGTCTCAAGCGCCCCGCGAGCTTTAATCGGCTCCAGTGCTTCAACGATCGTTCTGGCTTTGAGTGTTTGAACAGGAATCTCACCAATAGAAGGGAATATGTCTTTCTCCAGCGATCGCCAAATATCCTTGGCGTAATCCTCAGTGACGCTTTTGCTTTTAAGCAGGAACCACCTCCCGGCCACAACCGAAAAAATGCTATCCAGCTCGATTTGGCGTTGCTCAGAAACTTCCTCTTGCTGCTTCTGCGGGTCGATCCCTTGTGCAAGCAGCGTCAAATATTGGTCACGCATTTGGCGTGCGACAGCGAGCGTTAGGGCAGGGTATGAACCAAGGCTGAGGTTTGTACGACTGCCGCTTTCTGGCCGCTGGTAGCGAAAACGCCACAGTTTTTTACCGGATGTTTTTACGAGCATGAAAAGCCCGTCGCCATCGTGCAGCGTGAAGTCCTTTTCTTGAGGCTTAGCTTTGAGGATTTCGTTGTTGGTGAGGGGGCGTGTCATCCGCGCCATGACTGGTTTCCGTCCATAATTGGTACACGTTTTTAGGTACACATTATAGCGTGTACCTAAACGTGTACCAATTATCTCTGGATTCAGGCGGATCGTCTCGGAAGATTACAGACACAAAAAAGCCCGCAGGGCTTGTGCCGTGCGGGCTTCTAGGACTTCTACGGATGACTCTGGAATCATCTTCGAAGGATTTTGGTGGAGCTGGCGGGAGTTGAACCCGCGTCCGAAATTACTACACCGTCGGTACTACATGCTTAGTCAGTCTTTACATTCGCCGGCCAGCTGCGGACAGACACGCCACTGACAAACTAGCCTGATTAGATTTAGTGCTTCAACCCCAGGCAAGGCATCCACACGATCTCTTTTGGGTTTGACCTCTCTTGATCCCCGTCTTAAGAGCGGAAGCTAGGGAGAGAGGGCTCTTGGCAGGTTATTAAGCTGCTAAAGCGTAGTTTTCGTCGTTTGCGACTATTTTTTTGCGGCTTTTAACGAGGCAAACCGCCCCTCGACATGCACCTAAGGCTTCACAATCCCGTCGAGTCCAGAATCAGCCCCAAGAACTTCTTATACTACAGAAAAGTGACGGTTGAATCCAGTGCTTAACGCTTTGAATTCTTCATAATACGTGCTTTATCCATCTGCCATTCGCGATCTTTCACATCGTTACGCTTGTCGTGTTCTTTCTTACCGCGCGCCACGCCGATCTTCAGCTTGGCCCAGGCGTTTTTCCAGTACATCGACAGTGCAACCACGGTGAAACCTTCGCGGTTCACACGACCGTAAAGCGAATCGAGTTCGCGCTGCTTCAGTAAAAGCTTGCGACTACGCGTGGGATCACACACCACGTGTGTAGAGGCAACGGCCAGCGGCTGGAAGGTGGAACCGAACAGATAGGCTTCGCCATCGCGCAGCAAAATGTAGCTGTCGCTGATGTTGGCTTTACCGGCGCGGAGTGATTTAACTTCCCATCCCTGTAGCGACATCCCTGCCTCGAACTCTTCTTCAATGAAGTATTCGTGGCGAGCGCGTTTGTTGAGGGCAATAGTGGCTGAACCGGGTTTGTGAGCTTTTTTCTTTGTCATAGTGCGGCGTAGTCTACATCACTCAGTCTGTGGGCGCATCCCCCTGTCCTGGGGGCGGTAAAAAACACTCTATTTTAGCACAGCTGGCAAACCCGTGAATTTTGTTTGGTGTCCGAAAATGGTATTATTCAACGGTTTTGTGATGAACAGGAACCATTATGGCCCAGATTAGCCGTTCGGCGTTGGTCCCCTATAGCGCTGAGCAGATGTACCAACTCGTGAATGATGTGGACGCTTATCCTCAGTTTCTTCCGGGCTGCACCGGCAGCCGTGTATTGGATAATAGCGGAAATCAGATGACGGCAGCGGTAGATGTCTCTAAAGCAGGCATCAGTAAAACCTTTACTACCCGCAACACGTTGATCAGCAATCAGAGCATTTTAATGCAGCTGGTTGATGGCCCTTTTCGTAAGCTGACCGGTGGGTGGCACTTCACGTCTTTAGGTGATGATGCCTGCAAAGTTGAGCTGAGCCTCGACTTCGAATTCACCAATATGTTGGTGGAGATGGCGTTCGGTCGTATTTTCAAAGAACTGGCCAACAGTATGGTGCAAGCGTTCAGTCAGCGCGCGAAAGAGGTTTACCGTGCCTGATATCACCGTTGAGGTAGTTTATGCGCTGCCCAACAAGCAGTACCTGCGTTCGGTAACGCTGGAAGAGGGCGCGACCGTCGAGCAGGCGATTAAAGCCTCGGGCTTGTTATCACTGCGCAAAGACATCGATCTGGCAAGCAATAAGGTGGGCATTTTTAGCCGGCCGGTAAAGCTAGGTGATGGCGTTCAGGATGGTGACCGCGTGGAGATTTATCGTCCACTGATTGCGGATCCCAAAGAGATGCGTCGCCAGCGAGCAGAACGTTCGGCGAGCAATAAGTAGCGGAATTACAGACACAAAAAAAGGCGCTTAAGCGCCTTTTTTGTTGCCGTTCACTTAGCCTTCACTGCCAGTGAGTTTCGGTTTGTTATCAATGTTGGTCAGCGTACCGTTGCTGTCAAAGGTCAGCGTCAGGGTTTGCTGCTTCACGCCTTCATGGCCCGGTTCCTGACGGAACACGTAATACCAGACATTGCTGCCAAACGGATCGTGCATCATCGGTGTGCCGAGAGTGTAGGCAACCTGCTGCTGCGTCATGCCGGTGTGAATCTTCGAAACATCGTTGGCGACCAGGTAATTGCCCTGATTGATATCCGGACGATATACAACGCGCTCAAGGGTGGAACATCCGGCGGTCATCATCAACATTACCACTGCCGCGGCAGTCAGCGTTTTACAGCGCATCTATACATTCCTTTTCTGGGGCCAAACGCCTTTTGTCAGGCTGTTTTGTTGCCATCAAATTCTGAACTCTGCTTACGGCAGGCTTTATTATGGCGATATAACTGCCGATGATAATAAACCTTTGTCCTATTGGAAACCTCTACAGAGCAAGCATATGACCACCGGGCCAGAAAAAAGTGCGAAATCAGGCTGCTAAAAGTTCTTTTGCATTGGCCAGCGTATTGCGCGTGACTTCGCTACCGCCTAACAAACGAGCCAGTTCCTGCAGGCGGGCTCGTTTATCCAGCGGCTGCATATGGGTTTCGGTCATCTCGCCATCGGTCTCTTTGCTGACGTAGAAGTGCTGATGTCCGCAACCGGCAACCTGTGGCAAGTGCGTCACACACATCACCTGCGTGGATTCACCAAGTTGACGCAGCATCTGACCGACGACCGCTGCGGTTGGGCCGCTGATACCGACATCCACTTCATCAAAGATCATGGCCGGCGTTTCCATTTTCTGAGCGGTAATCACCTGAATCGCCAGCGCAATACGCGAAAGCTCACCACCCGAGGCCACTTTGCCCAGCGGTTGTAACGGCTGGCCAGGGTTGGTGGTCACACGGAAATCAATTCGTGTGGCGCCATCCGCCGTGAGTTGATCGGCTTTGAACTCCAGCTCAATGGCAAACTGACCGTGCGGCATCGACAGGGTACGCATGCTTTGGGTGATCAGCTGGCTGAGTTCATGCGCAGCCTGCTGACGCAGTTGATGCAGTTTTTCCGCGCAGGCGACGGCCGCCAGATGGTGTGAACCGACTTCGTTTTGCAACGTTTCTTGATCGCTCTCTTGTTGTGAGAGCTGTTCTGCTTCGTCCAGCAACTGCTGATACAGCACCGGCAACGTCTCTGGCGACACATGATGTTTACGAGAGAGGGCAATCTGGCGTGACAGACGTTGTTCCAGTTCATGCAGACGGTTGGGATCGAGATCCAGACGTTCGCAATAGTGGCGCAACTCATCGCTGGCTTCGCTCAGTTGAATCGCTGCCTCTTCCAGCAAATTGAACACGCCGCTCACTTTGTCATCCAGCGACACGAGTTCGCCCAGCATATTGCGCGCGCTATACAGCAAGCTTTGCAGGTTGGTGTCATCGCTATCGGCGAGAATTTGCAGTGCCTGCTGACTGGTAGAGAGCAGTTGTCCGCTGTTGGCGAGGCGTTTGTACTCTTCATCAATCTGCTCAAATTCGCCCGGCTGCGGGGCAAATTCATTAAGTTCTTTCAGCTGATATTGCAGCAGTTCACGGCGTGCTTCACGCTCCTGCGACAGCTGTTGATGCTGAGCCAGCGCACGACAGCTTTGATGCCAGCGCTGGTAGTGCTGACGCATCTCATCAAGCAGGTCATCATGGGCCGCGTAAGCATCCAGCAGATGTTTTTGGTGATCCGGCTTAAGCAGCAGCTGGTGGGCATGCTGGCCGTGGATTTGAATCAGCAGCTGACCCAGCTCACGCAGTTGTGACAGCGGCACCGAAGTGCCATTGATGAAGCCACGGGAACGGCCATCGGCGCTGATCAC is a window of Pantoea rwandensis DNA encoding:
- a CDS encoding RnfH family protein — encoded protein: MPDITVEVVYALPNKQYLRSVTLEEGATVEQAIKASGLLSLRKDIDLASNKVGIFSRPVKLGDGVQDGDRVEIYRPLIADPKEMRRQRAERSASNK
- a CDS encoding integrase domain-containing protein, which produces MARMTRPLTNNEILKAKPQEKDFTLHDGDGLFMLVKTSGKKLWRFRYQRPESGSRTNLSLGSYPALTLAVARQMRDQYLTLLAQGIDPQKQQEEVSEQRQIELDSIFSVVAGRWFLLKSKSVTEDYAKDIWRSLEKDIFPSIGEIPVQTLKARTIVEALEPIKARGALETVRRLVQRINEIMIYAVNTGLIDANPASGVGMAFEKPKKQNMPTLRPEELPKLMRSLVMSNLSVATRCLIEWQLLTLVRPAEASGTQWAEIDFDMKLWVIPADRMKAKREHVVPLSKQALEILEVMRPISANRQYVFPSRNDPKQPMNSQTANAALKRIGYGGKLVAHGLRSIASTALNEAGFNPDVIEAALAHSDKNEVRRAYNRSTYLDQRKELMEWWGNKVYNKP
- the smpB gene encoding SsrA-binding protein SmpB gives rise to the protein MTKKKAHKPGSATIALNKRARHEYFIEEEFEAGMSLQGWEVKSLRAGKANISDSYILLRDGEAYLFGSTFQPLAVASTHVVCDPTRSRKLLLKQRELDSLYGRVNREGFTVVALSMYWKNAWAKLKIGVARGKKEHDKRNDVKDREWQMDKARIMKNSKR
- the recN gene encoding DNA repair protein RecN, producing MLAQLTISNFAIVRELEIDFHRGMTAITGETGAGKSIAIDALGLCLGGRSEADMVRQGASRADICARFQLKASPSAQRWLVDNQLDEGNECLLRRVISADGRSRGFINGTSVPLSQLRELGQLLIQIHGQHAHQLLLKPDHQKHLLDAYAAHDDLLDEMRQHYQRWHQSCRALAQHQQLSQEREARRELLQYQLKELNEFAPQPGEFEQIDEEYKRLANSGQLLSTSQQALQILADSDDTNLQSLLYSARNMLGELVSLDDKVSGVFNLLEEAAIQLSEASDELRHYCERLDLDPNRLHELEQRLSRQIALSRKHHVSPETLPVLYQQLLDEAEQLSQQESDQETLQNEVGSHHLAAVACAEKLHQLRQQAAHELSQLITQSMRTLSMPHGQFAIELEFKADQLTADGATRIDFRVTTNPGQPLQPLGKVASGGELSRIALAIQVITAQKMETPAMIFDEVDVGISGPTAAVVGQMLRQLGESTQVMCVTHLPQVAGCGHQHFYVSKETDGEMTETHMQPLDKRARLQELARLLGGSEVTRNTLANAKELLAA
- a CDS encoding type II toxin-antitoxin system RatA family toxin, whose amino-acid sequence is MAQISRSALVPYSAEQMYQLVNDVDAYPQFLPGCTGSRVLDNSGNQMTAAVDVSKAGISKTFTTRNTLISNQSILMQLVDGPFRKLTGGWHFTSLGDDACKVELSLDFEFTNMLVEMAFGRIFKELANSMVQAFSQRAKEVYRA
- the bamE gene encoding outer membrane protein assembly factor BamE; this translates as MRCKTLTAAAVVMLMMTAGCSTLERVVYRPDINQGNYLVANDVSKIHTGMTQQQVAYTLGTPMMHDPFGSNVWYYVFRQEPGHEGVKQQTLTLTFDSNGTLTNIDNKPKLTGSEG